Proteins from a single region of Harpia harpyja isolate bHarHar1 chromosome 14, bHarHar1 primary haplotype, whole genome shotgun sequence:
- the AP3B2 gene encoding AP-3 complex subunit beta-2 isoform X2 → MAASPAYGEEKGGSSSLGEPEYGHDPASGGIFSSDYKRHDDLKEMLDSNKDSLKLEAMKRIVAMIARGKNASDLFPAVVKNVACKNIEVKKLVYVYLVRYAEEQQDLALLSISTFQRGLKDPNQLIRASALRVLSSIRVPIIVPIMMLAIKEAASDMSPYVRKTAAHAIPKLYSLDSDQKDQLIEVIEKLLADKTTLVAGSVVMAFEEVCPERIDLIHKNYRKLCNLLIDVEEWGQVVIINMLTRYARTQFLSPNQNESLLEESAEKAFYGSEEEDAKDAKAEAASLAKRKPYVMDPDHRLLLRNTKPLLQSRNAAVVMAVAQLYFHLAPKAEVGVIAKALVRLLRSHSEVQYVVLQNVATMSIKRRGMFEPYLKSFYIRSTDPTQIKILKLEVLTNLANETNISTILREFQTYIRSMDKDFVAATIQAIGRCATNIGKVRDTCLNGLVQLLSNRDELVVAESVVVIKKLLQMQPAQHSEIIKHMAKLTDNIQVPMARASILWLIGEYCEHVPKIAPDVLRKMAKSFTNEEDIVKLQVINLAAKLYLTNSKQSKLLTQYVLNLAKYDQNYDIRDRARFIRQLIVPTEKSGALNKYAKKLFLAQKPAPILESSFKDRDHFQLGSLSHLLNAKAVGYQELPDWPDEAPDPSVRNVEVPEWTKCTSREKRKEKVEKPFYSDSEGESGPTESADSEPESVSEESGGSSSSGSSSSSSEEEEEEEEEEEGSGEQSEDKEEEGEKRPKKEKEGSRKAAAGSVGSPSEEEEEEEGAKKAKKKKAPQGRKGRAETSSEEASGSESSSSGSDSGSEAEAKRRKAPPSSSSRAGPKEISLLDLDDFTPPPPQPVPSSSIVSTSLVTDLEGLTLTDTSLAPALLSPAFGTVRTYELLHRMAGEGLSVEYCFSRRPFPGDPHMVAVQIQISNNTDAEVKSLRVSEPKPLSGMRIQEFPEIERLAPGDMASVVMGIDFCDSTQAANFQLCTHTRHFYVSIQPPVGELMAPVFMSENEFKKEQGKLTGMSEITEKLTLSEKCRSDHTIVQQVTSAANVGRVPCGADNEYRFAAKTVTSGSLVLITLERRQGAMAQLTVNSEKMVIGTMLVKDIVQALAQ, encoded by the exons ATGGCGGCCAGCCCGGCCTACGGGGAGGAAAAGGggggctcctccagcctgggAGAGCCCGAGTACGGCCACGACCCCGCCAGCGGCGGCATCTTCTCCTCCGACTACAAGAG GCATGATGACCTCAAGGAGATGCTTGATAGCAACAAGGATTCGCTGAAGCTGGAGGCCatgaagaggatcgttgcg ATGATTGCCCGGGGTAAAAACGCCTCCGACCTCTTCCCAGCAGTGGTGAAAAACGTCGCCTGCAAGAACATCGAG GTGAAGAAGCTGGTATATGTCTACTTGGTGCGCTACgcagaggagcagcaggatctggccctgctCTCCATTTCCACCTTCCAGCGAGGACTCAAG GACCCCAACCAGCTGATCCGTGCCAGTGCCCTGCGAGTCCTCTCCAGCATCCGTGTGCCCATCATCGTGCCCATCATGATGTTGGCCATCAAGGAGGCTGCCTCGGACATGTCTCCGTACGTGCGCAAGACAGCTGCCCATGCCATTCCCAAGCTGTACAG CCTCGACTCGGACCAGAAGGACCAGCTCATCGAAGTGATTGAGAAGCTGCTGGCGGACAAGACCACA CTGGTGGCCGGCAGCGTGGTGATGGCATTCGAGGAGGTCTGCCCAGAGCGCATCGACCTCATCCACAAGAACTACCGCAAGCTCTGCAACCTGCTCATCGACGTGGAGGAGTGGGGGCAGGTGGTCATCATCAACATGCTGACCCGCTATGCGCGCACCCAGTTCCTCAGCCCCAACCAGAAT GAGTCCTTGCTGGAGGAAAGCGCAGAGAAGGCCTTCTACGGCTCCGAGGAGGAGGATGCCAAGGATGCCAAGGCAGAGGCAGCCTCGTTGGCGAAGCGCAAGCCCTATGTCATGGACCCTGACCACCGCCTGCTCCTGCGCAACACCAAGCCCCTGCTGCAGAGCCGCAATGCCGCG GTGGTGATGGCCGTGGCACAGCTCTACTTCCACCTGGCACCCAAGGCGGAGGTTGGCGTCATTGCCAAGGCGCTGGTGCGGCTCCTGCGGAGTCACAG TGAGGTGCAGTATGTCGTGCTGCAGAACGTGGCCACCATGTCCATCAAACGGCGG GGGATGTTTGAGCCCTACCTGAAGAGCTTCTACATCCGCTCCACGGACCCCACACAGATCAAGATCCTCAAG CTGGAGGTCCTCACCAACCTGGCCAATGAGACCAACATCTCCACCATCCTGCGGGAGTTCCAG ACCTACATCCGCAGCATGGACAAGGACTTCGTGGCGGCCACCATCCAAGCCATAGGGCGCTGTGCCACCAACATCGGGAAGGTGCGGGACACCTGCCTCAACGGCCTGGTCCAGCTCCTCTCCAACCGGGACG AGCTGGTGGTGGCCGAATCCGTGGTGGTCATCAAAAAGCTGCTGCAGATGCAGCCGGCCCAGCACAGCGAGATCATCAAGCACATGGCCAAGCTCACTGACAACATCCAG GTGCCGATGGCACGGGCCAGCATCTTGTGGCTTATCGGCGAGTACTGCGAGCACGTGCCCAAGATCGCGCCTGACGTGCTGCGCAAGATGGCCAAGTCCTTCACCAACGAGGAGGACATTGTCAAGTTGCAGGTCATCAACCTGGCGGCTAAGCTCTACCTGACCAACTCCAAGCAG AGCAAGCTGCTGACCCAGTACGTCCTCAACTTGGCCAAGTATGACCAGAATTATGATATCCGCGACCGGGCTCGCTTCATCCGCCAGCTCATTGTGCCCACCGAGAAGAGTGGGGCCCTCAACAAGTATGCCAAGAAGCTCTTCCTGGCCCAAAAACCTGCTCCCATCTTGGAGTCCTCCTTCAAAG ATCGGGACCATTTCCAGCTGGGGTCCCTGTCCCACCTGCTCAACGCCAAGGCTGTGGGCTACCAGGAGCTGCCTGACTGGCCGGACGAGGCCCCCGACCCCTCCGTGAGGAACGTGGAG GTTCCTGAGTGGACCAAGTGCACCAGccgggagaagaggaaggagaaggtggagaaaCCTTTCTACTCCGACTCAGAGGGCGAGTCGGGGCCCACAGAGTCAGCAGACAGCG AGCCTGAGTCTGTCAGCGAGGagagcggcggcagcagcagctccggcagctccagctccagcagtgaggaggaggaggaggaggaagaggaggaggaaggcagcggggAGCAGtcggaggacaaggaggaggagggggagaagaggcccaagaaggagaaggaaggctCCCGCAAGGCAGCCGCGGGGAGTGTGGGCAG CCccagcgaggaagaggaggaggaggagggggcaaaGAAGGCCAAGAAGAAGAAGGCACCGCAGGGGAGGAAGGGCCGTGCTGAGACCTCATCAGAGGAGGCCAGCGGCTCCGAGAGCAGCTCCTCGGGCTCCGACTCTGGCTCCGAGGCGGAGGCCAAGCGGAGGAAGGCG ccccccagcagcagcagcagggccggCCCCAAGGAGATCTCCCTGCTTGACCTGGATGACT tcaccccccctcctccccagcccgtCCCCTCCAGCAGCATCGTCTCCACCAGCCTGGTGACCGACCTGGAGGGCCTCACGCTCACAGACACCTCCCTGGCACCTGCC CTGCTGAGCCCGGCATTCGGCACGGTGAGGACCTACGAGCTGCTGCACCGCATGGCGGGCGAGGGGCTCTCGGTCGAGTACTGCTTCAGCCGCCGGCCCTTCCCGGGGGACCCCCACATGGTGGCCGTCCAGATCCAGATCTCCAACAACACCGACGCTGAGGTGAAGAGCCTACGGGTCAGTGAGCCCAAGCCGCTCTCTGGCATGCGGATCCAGGAGTTCCCCGAGATCG AGCGCCTGGCGCCCGGGGACATGGCCAGTGTGGTGATGGGCATCGACTTCTGCGACTCCACCCAGGCGGCCAACTTCCAGCTGTG CACCCACACGCGCCACTTCTACGTCTCCATCCAGCCACCCGTGGGGGAGCTCATGGCCCCCGTCTTCATGAGCGAGAACGAGTTCAAGAAGGAGCAGG GGAAGCTGACAGGCATGAGCGAGATCACGGAGAAGCTGACGCTGTCCGAGAAATGCCGGAGCGACCACACCATCGTCCAGCAAGTGACATCGGCTGCCAACGTGGGCCGCGTGCCCTGCGGTGCCGACAACGAGTACAG GTTTGCAGCCAAGACGGTGACAAGCGGGAGCCTGGTGCTCATCACCCTGGAGCGACGGCAGGGTGCCATGGCCCAGCTGACTGTCAACAGCGAGAAGATGGTTATCGGCACCATGCTGGTGAAGGACATCGTCCAGGCCCTGGCGCAGTGA
- the AP3B2 gene encoding AP-3 complex subunit beta-2 isoform X1 yields the protein MAASPAYGEEKGGSSSLGEPEYGHDPASGGIFSSDYKRHDDLKEMLDSNKDSLKLEAMKRIVAMIARGKNASDLFPAVVKNVACKNIEVKKLVYVYLVRYAEEQQDLALLSISTFQRGLKDPNQLIRASALRVLSSIRVPIIVPIMMLAIKEAASDMSPYVRKTAAHAIPKLYSLDSDQKDQLIEVIEKLLADKTTLVAGSVVMAFEEVCPERIDLIHKNYRKLCNLLIDVEEWGQVVIINMLTRYARTQFLSPNQNQESLLEESAEKAFYGSEEEDAKDAKAEAASLAKRKPYVMDPDHRLLLRNTKPLLQSRNAAVVMAVAQLYFHLAPKAEVGVIAKALVRLLRSHSEVQYVVLQNVATMSIKRRGMFEPYLKSFYIRSTDPTQIKILKLEVLTNLANETNISTILREFQTYIRSMDKDFVAATIQAIGRCATNIGKVRDTCLNGLVQLLSNRDELVVAESVVVIKKLLQMQPAQHSEIIKHMAKLTDNIQVPMARASILWLIGEYCEHVPKIAPDVLRKMAKSFTNEEDIVKLQVINLAAKLYLTNSKQSKLLTQYVLNLAKYDQNYDIRDRARFIRQLIVPTEKSGALNKYAKKLFLAQKPAPILESSFKDRDHFQLGSLSHLLNAKAVGYQELPDWPDEAPDPSVRNVEVPEWTKCTSREKRKEKVEKPFYSDSEGESGPTESADSEPESVSEESGGSSSSGSSSSSSEEEEEEEEEEEGSGEQSEDKEEEGEKRPKKEKEGSRKAAAGSVGSPSEEEEEEEGAKKAKKKKAPQGRKGRAETSSEEASGSESSSSGSDSGSEAEAKRRKAPPSSSSRAGPKEISLLDLDDFTPPPPQPVPSSSIVSTSLVTDLEGLTLTDTSLAPALLSPAFGTVRTYELLHRMAGEGLSVEYCFSRRPFPGDPHMVAVQIQISNNTDAEVKSLRVSEPKPLSGMRIQEFPEIERLAPGDMASVVMGIDFCDSTQAANFQLCTHTRHFYVSIQPPVGELMAPVFMSENEFKKEQGKLTGMSEITEKLTLSEKCRSDHTIVQQVTSAANVGRVPCGADNEYRFAAKTVTSGSLVLITLERRQGAMAQLTVNSEKMVIGTMLVKDIVQALAQ from the exons ATGGCGGCCAGCCCGGCCTACGGGGAGGAAAAGGggggctcctccagcctgggAGAGCCCGAGTACGGCCACGACCCCGCCAGCGGCGGCATCTTCTCCTCCGACTACAAGAG GCATGATGACCTCAAGGAGATGCTTGATAGCAACAAGGATTCGCTGAAGCTGGAGGCCatgaagaggatcgttgcg ATGATTGCCCGGGGTAAAAACGCCTCCGACCTCTTCCCAGCAGTGGTGAAAAACGTCGCCTGCAAGAACATCGAG GTGAAGAAGCTGGTATATGTCTACTTGGTGCGCTACgcagaggagcagcaggatctggccctgctCTCCATTTCCACCTTCCAGCGAGGACTCAAG GACCCCAACCAGCTGATCCGTGCCAGTGCCCTGCGAGTCCTCTCCAGCATCCGTGTGCCCATCATCGTGCCCATCATGATGTTGGCCATCAAGGAGGCTGCCTCGGACATGTCTCCGTACGTGCGCAAGACAGCTGCCCATGCCATTCCCAAGCTGTACAG CCTCGACTCGGACCAGAAGGACCAGCTCATCGAAGTGATTGAGAAGCTGCTGGCGGACAAGACCACA CTGGTGGCCGGCAGCGTGGTGATGGCATTCGAGGAGGTCTGCCCAGAGCGCATCGACCTCATCCACAAGAACTACCGCAAGCTCTGCAACCTGCTCATCGACGTGGAGGAGTGGGGGCAGGTGGTCATCATCAACATGCTGACCCGCTATGCGCGCACCCAGTTCCTCAGCCCCAACCAGAAT CAGGAGTCCTTGCTGGAGGAAAGCGCAGAGAAGGCCTTCTACGGCTCCGAGGAGGAGGATGCCAAGGATGCCAAGGCAGAGGCAGCCTCGTTGGCGAAGCGCAAGCCCTATGTCATGGACCCTGACCACCGCCTGCTCCTGCGCAACACCAAGCCCCTGCTGCAGAGCCGCAATGCCGCG GTGGTGATGGCCGTGGCACAGCTCTACTTCCACCTGGCACCCAAGGCGGAGGTTGGCGTCATTGCCAAGGCGCTGGTGCGGCTCCTGCGGAGTCACAG TGAGGTGCAGTATGTCGTGCTGCAGAACGTGGCCACCATGTCCATCAAACGGCGG GGGATGTTTGAGCCCTACCTGAAGAGCTTCTACATCCGCTCCACGGACCCCACACAGATCAAGATCCTCAAG CTGGAGGTCCTCACCAACCTGGCCAATGAGACCAACATCTCCACCATCCTGCGGGAGTTCCAG ACCTACATCCGCAGCATGGACAAGGACTTCGTGGCGGCCACCATCCAAGCCATAGGGCGCTGTGCCACCAACATCGGGAAGGTGCGGGACACCTGCCTCAACGGCCTGGTCCAGCTCCTCTCCAACCGGGACG AGCTGGTGGTGGCCGAATCCGTGGTGGTCATCAAAAAGCTGCTGCAGATGCAGCCGGCCCAGCACAGCGAGATCATCAAGCACATGGCCAAGCTCACTGACAACATCCAG GTGCCGATGGCACGGGCCAGCATCTTGTGGCTTATCGGCGAGTACTGCGAGCACGTGCCCAAGATCGCGCCTGACGTGCTGCGCAAGATGGCCAAGTCCTTCACCAACGAGGAGGACATTGTCAAGTTGCAGGTCATCAACCTGGCGGCTAAGCTCTACCTGACCAACTCCAAGCAG AGCAAGCTGCTGACCCAGTACGTCCTCAACTTGGCCAAGTATGACCAGAATTATGATATCCGCGACCGGGCTCGCTTCATCCGCCAGCTCATTGTGCCCACCGAGAAGAGTGGGGCCCTCAACAAGTATGCCAAGAAGCTCTTCCTGGCCCAAAAACCTGCTCCCATCTTGGAGTCCTCCTTCAAAG ATCGGGACCATTTCCAGCTGGGGTCCCTGTCCCACCTGCTCAACGCCAAGGCTGTGGGCTACCAGGAGCTGCCTGACTGGCCGGACGAGGCCCCCGACCCCTCCGTGAGGAACGTGGAG GTTCCTGAGTGGACCAAGTGCACCAGccgggagaagaggaaggagaaggtggagaaaCCTTTCTACTCCGACTCAGAGGGCGAGTCGGGGCCCACAGAGTCAGCAGACAGCG AGCCTGAGTCTGTCAGCGAGGagagcggcggcagcagcagctccggcagctccagctccagcagtgaggaggaggaggaggaggaagaggaggaggaaggcagcggggAGCAGtcggaggacaaggaggaggagggggagaagaggcccaagaaggagaaggaaggctCCCGCAAGGCAGCCGCGGGGAGTGTGGGCAG CCccagcgaggaagaggaggaggaggagggggcaaaGAAGGCCAAGAAGAAGAAGGCACCGCAGGGGAGGAAGGGCCGTGCTGAGACCTCATCAGAGGAGGCCAGCGGCTCCGAGAGCAGCTCCTCGGGCTCCGACTCTGGCTCCGAGGCGGAGGCCAAGCGGAGGAAGGCG ccccccagcagcagcagcagggccggCCCCAAGGAGATCTCCCTGCTTGACCTGGATGACT tcaccccccctcctccccagcccgtCCCCTCCAGCAGCATCGTCTCCACCAGCCTGGTGACCGACCTGGAGGGCCTCACGCTCACAGACACCTCCCTGGCACCTGCC CTGCTGAGCCCGGCATTCGGCACGGTGAGGACCTACGAGCTGCTGCACCGCATGGCGGGCGAGGGGCTCTCGGTCGAGTACTGCTTCAGCCGCCGGCCCTTCCCGGGGGACCCCCACATGGTGGCCGTCCAGATCCAGATCTCCAACAACACCGACGCTGAGGTGAAGAGCCTACGGGTCAGTGAGCCCAAGCCGCTCTCTGGCATGCGGATCCAGGAGTTCCCCGAGATCG AGCGCCTGGCGCCCGGGGACATGGCCAGTGTGGTGATGGGCATCGACTTCTGCGACTCCACCCAGGCGGCCAACTTCCAGCTGTG CACCCACACGCGCCACTTCTACGTCTCCATCCAGCCACCCGTGGGGGAGCTCATGGCCCCCGTCTTCATGAGCGAGAACGAGTTCAAGAAGGAGCAGG GGAAGCTGACAGGCATGAGCGAGATCACGGAGAAGCTGACGCTGTCCGAGAAATGCCGGAGCGACCACACCATCGTCCAGCAAGTGACATCGGCTGCCAACGTGGGCCGCGTGCCCTGCGGTGCCGACAACGAGTACAG GTTTGCAGCCAAGACGGTGACAAGCGGGAGCCTGGTGCTCATCACCCTGGAGCGACGGCAGGGTGCCATGGCCCAGCTGACTGTCAACAGCGAGAAGATGGTTATCGGCACCATGCTGGTGAAGGACATCGTCCAGGCCCTGGCGCAGTGA
- the AP3B2 gene encoding AP-3 complex subunit beta-2 isoform X3: MLSLPPVQKLLQQLPAGPAGRPKISVGGDAAEEVTSPVLAAEAGQPACYSALRAEELRPLAGPEPAVATGTGPPPRHDDLKEMLDSNKDSLKLEAMKRIVAMIARGKNASDLFPAVVKNVACKNIEVKKLVYVYLVRYAEEQQDLALLSISTFQRGLKDPNQLIRASALRVLSSIRVPIIVPIMMLAIKEAASDMSPYVRKTAAHAIPKLYSLDSDQKDQLIEVIEKLLADKTTLVAGSVVMAFEEVCPERIDLIHKNYRKLCNLLIDVEEWGQVVIINMLTRYARTQFLSPNQNQESLLEESAEKAFYGSEEEDAKDAKAEAASLAKRKPYVMDPDHRLLLRNTKPLLQSRNAAVVMAVAQLYFHLAPKAEVGVIAKALVRLLRSHSEVQYVVLQNVATMSIKRRGMFEPYLKSFYIRSTDPTQIKILKLEVLTNLANETNISTILREFQTYIRSMDKDFVAATIQAIGRCATNIGKVRDTCLNGLVQLLSNRDELVVAESVVVIKKLLQMQPAQHSEIIKHMAKLTDNIQVPMARASILWLIGEYCEHVPKIAPDVLRKMAKSFTNEEDIVKLQVINLAAKLYLTNSKQSKLLTQYVLNLAKYDQNYDIRDRARFIRQLIVPTEKSGALNKYAKKLFLAQKPAPILESSFKDRDHFQLGSLSHLLNAKAVGYQELPDWPDEAPDPSVRNVEVPEWTKCTSREKRKEKVEKPFYSDSEGESGPTESADSEPESVSEESGGSSSSGSSSSSSEEEEEEEEEEEGSGEQSEDKEEEGEKRPKKEKEGSRKAAAGSVGSPSEEEEEEEGAKKAKKKKAPQGRKGRAETSSEEASGSESSSSGSDSGSEAEAKRRKAPPSSSSRAGPKEISLLDLDDFTPPPPQPVPSSSIVSTSLVTDLEGLTLTDTSLAPALLSPAFGTVRTYELLHRMAGEGLSVEYCFSRRPFPGDPHMVAVQIQISNNTDAEVKSLRVSEPKPLSGMRIQEFPEIERLAPGDMASVVMGIDFCDSTQAANFQLCTHTRHFYVSIQPPVGELMAPVFMSENEFKKEQGKLTGMSEITEKLTLSEKCRSDHTIVQQVTSAANVGRVPCGADNEYRFAAKTVTSGSLVLITLERRQGAMAQLTVNSEKMVIGTMLVKDIVQALAQ; the protein is encoded by the exons ATGCTGTCCCTGCCACcagtgcagaagctgctgcagcagctaccagcggggccggccggccggccgaaAATATCGGTGGGTGGTGACGCGGCCGAGGAGGTGACGAGCCCAGTGCTGGCCGCCGAGGCTGGACAACCTGCCTGCTACAGCGCCCTGCGAGCTGAGGAGCTGCGGCCACTTGCTGGCCCCGAGCCCGCGGTAGCCACCGGCACTGGGCCACCACCGCG GCATGATGACCTCAAGGAGATGCTTGATAGCAACAAGGATTCGCTGAAGCTGGAGGCCatgaagaggatcgttgcg ATGATTGCCCGGGGTAAAAACGCCTCCGACCTCTTCCCAGCAGTGGTGAAAAACGTCGCCTGCAAGAACATCGAG GTGAAGAAGCTGGTATATGTCTACTTGGTGCGCTACgcagaggagcagcaggatctggccctgctCTCCATTTCCACCTTCCAGCGAGGACTCAAG GACCCCAACCAGCTGATCCGTGCCAGTGCCCTGCGAGTCCTCTCCAGCATCCGTGTGCCCATCATCGTGCCCATCATGATGTTGGCCATCAAGGAGGCTGCCTCGGACATGTCTCCGTACGTGCGCAAGACAGCTGCCCATGCCATTCCCAAGCTGTACAG CCTCGACTCGGACCAGAAGGACCAGCTCATCGAAGTGATTGAGAAGCTGCTGGCGGACAAGACCACA CTGGTGGCCGGCAGCGTGGTGATGGCATTCGAGGAGGTCTGCCCAGAGCGCATCGACCTCATCCACAAGAACTACCGCAAGCTCTGCAACCTGCTCATCGACGTGGAGGAGTGGGGGCAGGTGGTCATCATCAACATGCTGACCCGCTATGCGCGCACCCAGTTCCTCAGCCCCAACCAGAAT CAGGAGTCCTTGCTGGAGGAAAGCGCAGAGAAGGCCTTCTACGGCTCCGAGGAGGAGGATGCCAAGGATGCCAAGGCAGAGGCAGCCTCGTTGGCGAAGCGCAAGCCCTATGTCATGGACCCTGACCACCGCCTGCTCCTGCGCAACACCAAGCCCCTGCTGCAGAGCCGCAATGCCGCG GTGGTGATGGCCGTGGCACAGCTCTACTTCCACCTGGCACCCAAGGCGGAGGTTGGCGTCATTGCCAAGGCGCTGGTGCGGCTCCTGCGGAGTCACAG TGAGGTGCAGTATGTCGTGCTGCAGAACGTGGCCACCATGTCCATCAAACGGCGG GGGATGTTTGAGCCCTACCTGAAGAGCTTCTACATCCGCTCCACGGACCCCACACAGATCAAGATCCTCAAG CTGGAGGTCCTCACCAACCTGGCCAATGAGACCAACATCTCCACCATCCTGCGGGAGTTCCAG ACCTACATCCGCAGCATGGACAAGGACTTCGTGGCGGCCACCATCCAAGCCATAGGGCGCTGTGCCACCAACATCGGGAAGGTGCGGGACACCTGCCTCAACGGCCTGGTCCAGCTCCTCTCCAACCGGGACG AGCTGGTGGTGGCCGAATCCGTGGTGGTCATCAAAAAGCTGCTGCAGATGCAGCCGGCCCAGCACAGCGAGATCATCAAGCACATGGCCAAGCTCACTGACAACATCCAG GTGCCGATGGCACGGGCCAGCATCTTGTGGCTTATCGGCGAGTACTGCGAGCACGTGCCCAAGATCGCGCCTGACGTGCTGCGCAAGATGGCCAAGTCCTTCACCAACGAGGAGGACATTGTCAAGTTGCAGGTCATCAACCTGGCGGCTAAGCTCTACCTGACCAACTCCAAGCAG AGCAAGCTGCTGACCCAGTACGTCCTCAACTTGGCCAAGTATGACCAGAATTATGATATCCGCGACCGGGCTCGCTTCATCCGCCAGCTCATTGTGCCCACCGAGAAGAGTGGGGCCCTCAACAAGTATGCCAAGAAGCTCTTCCTGGCCCAAAAACCTGCTCCCATCTTGGAGTCCTCCTTCAAAG ATCGGGACCATTTCCAGCTGGGGTCCCTGTCCCACCTGCTCAACGCCAAGGCTGTGGGCTACCAGGAGCTGCCTGACTGGCCGGACGAGGCCCCCGACCCCTCCGTGAGGAACGTGGAG GTTCCTGAGTGGACCAAGTGCACCAGccgggagaagaggaaggagaaggtggagaaaCCTTTCTACTCCGACTCAGAGGGCGAGTCGGGGCCCACAGAGTCAGCAGACAGCG AGCCTGAGTCTGTCAGCGAGGagagcggcggcagcagcagctccggcagctccagctccagcagtgaggaggaggaggaggaggaagaggaggaggaaggcagcggggAGCAGtcggaggacaaggaggaggagggggagaagaggcccaagaaggagaaggaaggctCCCGCAAGGCAGCCGCGGGGAGTGTGGGCAG CCccagcgaggaagaggaggaggaggagggggcaaaGAAGGCCAAGAAGAAGAAGGCACCGCAGGGGAGGAAGGGCCGTGCTGAGACCTCATCAGAGGAGGCCAGCGGCTCCGAGAGCAGCTCCTCGGGCTCCGACTCTGGCTCCGAGGCGGAGGCCAAGCGGAGGAAGGCG ccccccagcagcagcagcagggccggCCCCAAGGAGATCTCCCTGCTTGACCTGGATGACT tcaccccccctcctccccagcccgtCCCCTCCAGCAGCATCGTCTCCACCAGCCTGGTGACCGACCTGGAGGGCCTCACGCTCACAGACACCTCCCTGGCACCTGCC CTGCTGAGCCCGGCATTCGGCACGGTGAGGACCTACGAGCTGCTGCACCGCATGGCGGGCGAGGGGCTCTCGGTCGAGTACTGCTTCAGCCGCCGGCCCTTCCCGGGGGACCCCCACATGGTGGCCGTCCAGATCCAGATCTCCAACAACACCGACGCTGAGGTGAAGAGCCTACGGGTCAGTGAGCCCAAGCCGCTCTCTGGCATGCGGATCCAGGAGTTCCCCGAGATCG AGCGCCTGGCGCCCGGGGACATGGCCAGTGTGGTGATGGGCATCGACTTCTGCGACTCCACCCAGGCGGCCAACTTCCAGCTGTG CACCCACACGCGCCACTTCTACGTCTCCATCCAGCCACCCGTGGGGGAGCTCATGGCCCCCGTCTTCATGAGCGAGAACGAGTTCAAGAAGGAGCAGG GGAAGCTGACAGGCATGAGCGAGATCACGGAGAAGCTGACGCTGTCCGAGAAATGCCGGAGCGACCACACCATCGTCCAGCAAGTGACATCGGCTGCCAACGTGGGCCGCGTGCCCTGCGGTGCCGACAACGAGTACAG GTTTGCAGCCAAGACGGTGACAAGCGGGAGCCTGGTGCTCATCACCCTGGAGCGACGGCAGGGTGCCATGGCCCAGCTGACTGTCAACAGCGAGAAGATGGTTATCGGCACCATGCTGGTGAAGGACATCGTCCAGGCCCTGGCGCAGTGA